Proteins found in one Pseudopipra pipra isolate bDixPip1 chromosome 19, bDixPip1.hap1, whole genome shotgun sequence genomic segment:
- the MIF4GD gene encoding MIF4G domain-containing protein, whose amino-acid sequence MGETGKEEYKIQSFDSETQKLLKTALKDPSNVDLEKVANIIVDQSLKDCVFSKEAGRICYTIIQAESKQVGQSIFRRSLLNRLQQEYKDREELRTRSLQAWICYVTFICNIFDYLRVNNMPMMALVNPVYDCLFRLAQPDSLQKEEEVDCLVLQLHRIGEQLEKMNSQRMDELFSLLRDGFLLQEGLSSLSQLLLLEIIEFRAADWKMTDAAQKYYYSEVTD is encoded by the exons ATGGGGGAAACGGGCAAAGAAGAGTACAAAATACAGTCGTTTGACTCTGAGACTCAGAAGCTGCTGAAAACAGCCCTCAAAG aCCCCAGCAATGTGGACCTGGAGAAAGTGGCCAATATTATAGTGGACCAGTCCCTGAAAGACTGTGTGTTCAGCAAGGAGGCAGGGCGGATCTGCTACACCATCATCCAG GCAGAGAGCAAACAAGTTGGCCAGAGCATCTTCCGGAGGAGCCTGTTGAACCGGCTGCAGCAGGAGTACAAGGACAGGGAGGAGCTGCGCACCCGCTCGCTCCAGGCCTGGATCTGCTACGTCACCTTCATCTGCAACATCTTCGACTACCTGAGG GTGAACAACATGCCCATGATGGCTCTGGTGAACCCCGTTTATGACTGTCTGTTCCGGCTGGCACAGCCCGACAGCCtgcagaaggaggaagag GTGGACTGCTTGGTCCTGCAGCTCCACCGCATCGGCGAGCAGCTGGAGAAGATGAATTCCCAGCGGATGGATgagctcttctccctcctccgAGACGGCTTCCTACTGCAGGAGGggctcagctccctgtcccagctcctgctgctggagatcATCGAGTTCCGTGCTGCTGACTGGAAGATGACAGACGCTGCCCAGAAATACTATTACAGCGAAGTGACGGATTAA
- the MRPS7 gene encoding small ribosomal subunit protein uS7m isoform X2 has protein sequence MAAPSVAGLGRRLRAWVPRLMQVRWSRYNPSYLEPEVNKELYQKPLEELTEEEREQMELKAVRPIKAAPPTLSSSVFSDPMISKFTNMMMRDGNKVLARSLMTQTLEAIKRKQVEKYHKAPENEKETIECNPYVIFHQALKNCQPIIGLSNITKGGKTYQVPVPLKDNRKRFLAMKWLITECRENKHRRTLMPEKLSQELLLAFKNEGPVIKRKHALHKMAEANRAYAHFRWQ, from the exons ATGGCGGCGCCCAGCGTGGCGGGGCTGGGCCGGCGGCTGCGGGCCTGGGTGCCCCG GCTGATGCAGGTGAGATGGAGCCGCTACAACCCCAGTTACTTGGAGCCAGAAGTGAACAAGGAATTGTACCAGAAACCTTTGGAGGAGCTGactgaggaggaaagggaacAAATGGAGCTCAAGGCTGTTCGACCCATCAAAGCTGCTCCTCCCACTCTGTCCAGCTCTGTGTTCAGCGACCCCATGATCAG TAAATTCACCAATATGATGATGAGGGATGGAAATAAAGTGCTGGCCAGAAGCCTCATGACTCAG ACTTTAGAGGCCATTAAGAGGAAGCAGGTGGAGAAGTACCACAAAGCTCCAGAAAATGAGAAGGAGACAATTGAATGCAACCCCTACGTCATTTTCCACCAGGCTCTGAAGAACTGCCAGCCCATCATTGGGCTCAGCAACATCACCAAAGGAGGCAAAACCTACCAG GTGCCCGTCCCGCTGAAGGACAATCGGAAGCGCTTCCTGGCCATGAAGTGGTTGATCACCGAGTGCAGGGAGAACAAGCACCGCCGGACACTGATGCCTGAGAAGctctcccaggagctgctcttggcCTTCAAAAATGAAGGGCCCGTCATCAAGAGGAAGCACGCCCTGCACAAGATGGCAGAGGCCAACAGGGCTTACGCCCACTTCCGCTGGCAGTAG
- the MRPS7 gene encoding small ribosomal subunit protein uS7m isoform X1, with product MLPARPEAPPTPRETRARGRGLSRPRPPRRRAQGRWRRPAWRGWAGGCGPGCPGERREGTRRGTRAARLMQVRWSRYNPSYLEPEVNKELYQKPLEELTEEEREQMELKAVRPIKAAPPTLSSSVFSDPMISKFTNMMMRDGNKVLARSLMTQTLEAIKRKQVEKYHKAPENEKETIECNPYVIFHQALKNCQPIIGLSNITKGGKTYQVPVPLKDNRKRFLAMKWLITECRENKHRRTLMPEKLSQELLLAFKNEGPVIKRKHALHKMAEANRAYAHFRWQ from the exons ATGTTGCCGGCGCGGCCCGAGGCCCCGCCCACCCCGCGCGAGACCCGTGCGAGGGGGCGGGGTCTgagccggccccgccccccgcggcGGCGCGCGCAGGGAAGATGGCGGCGCCCAGCGTGGCGGGGCTGGGCCGGCGGCTGCGGGCCTGGGTGCCCCGGTGAGCGGCGTGAGGGGACCCGGCGGGGAACACGGGCGGCTCG GCTGATGCAGGTGAGATGGAGCCGCTACAACCCCAGTTACTTGGAGCCAGAAGTGAACAAGGAATTGTACCAGAAACCTTTGGAGGAGCTGactgaggaggaaagggaacAAATGGAGCTCAAGGCTGTTCGACCCATCAAAGCTGCTCCTCCCACTCTGTCCAGCTCTGTGTTCAGCGACCCCATGATCAG TAAATTCACCAATATGATGATGAGGGATGGAAATAAAGTGCTGGCCAGAAGCCTCATGACTCAG ACTTTAGAGGCCATTAAGAGGAAGCAGGTGGAGAAGTACCACAAAGCTCCAGAAAATGAGAAGGAGACAATTGAATGCAACCCCTACGTCATTTTCCACCAGGCTCTGAAGAACTGCCAGCCCATCATTGGGCTCAGCAACATCACCAAAGGAGGCAAAACCTACCAG GTGCCCGTCCCGCTGAAGGACAATCGGAAGCGCTTCCTGGCCATGAAGTGGTTGATCACCGAGTGCAGGGAGAACAAGCACCGCCGGACACTGATGCCTGAGAAGctctcccaggagctgctcttggcCTTCAAAAATGAAGGGCCCGTCATCAAGAGGAAGCACGCCCTGCACAAGATGGCAGAGGCCAACAGGGCTTACGCCCACTTCCGCTGGCAGTAG
- the GGA3 gene encoding ADP-ribosylation factor-binding protein GGA3 isoform X1: MAEAEGESLESWLNKATNPSNRQEDWEYIIGFCDQINKELEGPQIAVRLLAHKIQSPQEWEAVQALTVLEACMKNCGRRFHNEVGKFRFLNELIKVVSPKYLGDRVSEKVKSKVIELLYSWTVALPEESKIKDAYYMLKRQGIVMFDPVIPADRTLIPSPPPRPKNPVFDDEEKSKLLAKLLKSKNPDDLQEANKLIKSMVKEDEARIQKVTKRMHTLEEVNNNVKLLNEMLVHYSKEDSSEADRELMKELYERCETKRRTLFKLASETEDNDSSLGDILQASDNLSRVINSYKKIIEGQVINGEVDLPGMSVVEGSNSTNNLNTLIDLAGLDVTSTPPPPMPPTTLTPAPSTAPAPAEIPILPPPPQTFAPLRSSSSSQVEAAPAQQGSTANSLSLLDEELLCLGLNDPAPAAGKDTSENNQWSMFENDQLDLDFFNPKAVTVACNPAGNPLLHHTPQTTCGTSATLPSAFPASQTAPSIPAPNSAPFVFSAGPAAPAGPPKTIPAAPGYFSSSVGSNMSHKMDALGQLLDEAKGTATQGMATPSVFPGVTVTSAPLAAPTGLPATAPGAPPAPFPSSCTAGSGSPLFQPASFQQQGSPMKAPEISLANVHVPLESIKPSSALPVTAYDKNGFRILLHFARECPPGRSDVLVVVVSMLNTAPLPVKNIVLQAAVPKSMKVKLQPPSGTELSPFNPIQPPAAITQVMLLANPAKEKVRLRYRLTFTLGDQPSTEVGEVDQFPPVEQWGNL, translated from the exons ATGGCGGAGGCGGAGGGGGAGAGCCTGGAGTCGTGGCTGA ATAAAGCCACCAACCCATCTAACAGGCAAGAAGACTGGGAATACATCATTGGATTCTGTGACCAGATCAACAAAGAACTTGAAGG GCCACAGATTGCTGTGAGACTCCTGGCTCATAAAATCCAGTCCCCACAGGAATGGGAGGCAGTCCAAGCCTTGACA GTGCTGGAAGCTTGTATGAAGAACTGTGGGAGAAGATTTCATAATGAAGTTGGGAAGTTCCGCTTTTTAAACGAGTTAATAAAAGTTGTGTCTCCAAAG TACCTGGGAGACCGAGTCTCAGAGAAGGTGAAGTCCAAAGTAATTGAATTGCTGTATAGCTGGACAGTGGCACTGCCAGAGGAATCCAAAATCAAGGATGCCTATTACATGCTGAAGAGACAAG gGATTGTCATGTTTGATCCTGTGATTCCTGCAGACAGAACCCTGATTCCTTCTCCACCACCTCGTCCCAAAAACCCTGTGTTTGATGATGAGGAGAAATCCAAG CTTCTAGCCAAACtgctgaaaagcaaaaacccaGATGATTTACAAGAGGCCAACAAGCTTATAAAATCCATGGTAAAAGAG GACGAGGCTCGGATTCAGAAGGTGACGAAGCGCATGCACACTCTGGAGGAGGTGAACAACAATGTGAAGCTGCTGAATGAGATGTTGGTTCATTACAGCAAAGAGGACTCATCAGAGGCCGACAGGGAGCTCATGAAG GAGCTCTACGAAAGGTGTGAAACCAAAAGGCGGACGCTGTTCAAGCTGGCCAGTGAGACAGAGGACAATGACAGCAGTTTGG GGGATATTCTGCAGGCCAGTGACAATTTATCCCGTGTGATAAATTcctataaaaaaataatagaggGGCAGGTGATCAATGGTGAAGTGGATCTGCCTGGGATGTCTGTGGTGGAAG GGAGTAACTCCACAAACAATCTCAACACCCTCATCGACCTTGCTGGACTGGACGTCACCAGCACCCCACCACCTCCAATGCCACCCACCACCCTGActccagcccccagcacagccccagccccagctgaaaTCCCCAtcctcccacctcctccccagaCGTTCGCGCCGCTGCggagcagctcctccagccaagTGGAAGCGGCGCCCgctcagcagggcagcacagccaaCTCCCTCTCCTTGCTGGATGAGGAGCTCCTGTGCTTGG GCCTGAATgacccagcccctgcagcagggaaggacaCCTCTGAAAACAACCAGTGGAGCATGTTTGAG AATGACCAGCTGGACCTGGATTTCTTCAATCCAAAGGCAGTGACTGTTGCTTGCAACCCTGCAGGGAACCCTCTTCTCCATCACACACCACAGACCACGTGTGGGACATCAGCCACGCTGCCTTCTGCTTTCCCAGCCTCCCAGACTGCTCCCAGCATCCCAGCACCAAACTCAGCACCATTTGTGTTCTCTGCTGGACCGGCTGCCCCTGCCGGGCCTCCCAAGACTATTCCAGCTGCTCCCGGATACTTCAGCTCATCTGTGGGCAGCAATATGTCACATAAGATGGATGCACTGGGACAACTCCTTGATGAAGCCAAAGG GACTGCCACCCAAGGCATGGCGACACCTTCAGTGTTCCCAGGGGTTACTGTCACCTCTGCCCCGTTAGCAGCACCCACAGGGCTGCCAGCCACTGCCCCtggagcccctccagctccctttCCAAGCAGCTGCACTGCTGGATCAGGAAGTCCTCTCTTCCAGCCAGCATCATTCCAGCAGCAAGGCAGTCCCATGAAAGCACCTGAAATTTCTTTGGCCAATGTCCACGTTCCCTTGGAATCCATTAAACCCA gcagtgccctcccagtgacAGCCTACGACAAGAACGGGTTCCGGATCCTCCTGCACTTTGCCAGGGAGTGCCCCCCGGGCCGGTCGGACGTGCTGGTCGTGGTGGTGTCGATGCTGAACACGGCGCCGCTCCCCGTGAAGAACATCgtgctgcaggcagctgtgcccaag TCCATGAAAGTGAAGCTACAGCCACCCTCTGGCACTGAGCTGTCTCCGTTCAATCCTATCCAGCCACCTGCTGCCATCACCCAGGTCATGCTGCTGGCAAATCCTGCAAAG GAGAAGGTGAGGCTGAGGTACAGACTGACCTTCACCCTGGGGGACCAGCCCAGCACTGAAGTGGGTGAAGTGGATCAGTTTCCCCCGGTAGAGCAGTGGGGGAATCTATGA
- the GGA3 gene encoding ADP-ribosylation factor-binding protein GGA3 isoform X2, whose protein sequence is MKNCGRRFHNEVGKFRFLNELIKVVSPKYLGDRVSEKVKSKVIELLYSWTVALPEESKIKDAYYMLKRQGIVMFDPVIPADRTLIPSPPPRPKNPVFDDEEKSKLLAKLLKSKNPDDLQEANKLIKSMVKEDEARIQKVTKRMHTLEEVNNNVKLLNEMLVHYSKEDSSEADRELMKELYERCETKRRTLFKLASETEDNDSSLGDILQASDNLSRVINSYKKIIEGQVINGEVDLPGMSVVEGSNSTNNLNTLIDLAGLDVTSTPPPPMPPTTLTPAPSTAPAPAEIPILPPPPQTFAPLRSSSSSQVEAAPAQQGSTANSLSLLDEELLCLGLNDPAPAAGKDTSENNQWSMFENDQLDLDFFNPKAVTVACNPAGNPLLHHTPQTTCGTSATLPSAFPASQTAPSIPAPNSAPFVFSAGPAAPAGPPKTIPAAPGYFSSSVGSNMSHKMDALGQLLDEAKGTATQGMATPSVFPGVTVTSAPLAAPTGLPATAPGAPPAPFPSSCTAGSGSPLFQPASFQQQGSPMKAPEISLANVHVPLESIKPSSALPVTAYDKNGFRILLHFARECPPGRSDVLVVVVSMLNTAPLPVKNIVLQAAVPKSMKVKLQPPSGTELSPFNPIQPPAAITQVMLLANPAKEKVRLRYRLTFTLGDQPSTEVGEVDQFPPVEQWGNL, encoded by the exons ATGAAGAACTGTGGGAGAAGATTTCATAATGAAGTTGGGAAGTTCCGCTTTTTAAACGAGTTAATAAAAGTTGTGTCTCCAAAG TACCTGGGAGACCGAGTCTCAGAGAAGGTGAAGTCCAAAGTAATTGAATTGCTGTATAGCTGGACAGTGGCACTGCCAGAGGAATCCAAAATCAAGGATGCCTATTACATGCTGAAGAGACAAG gGATTGTCATGTTTGATCCTGTGATTCCTGCAGACAGAACCCTGATTCCTTCTCCACCACCTCGTCCCAAAAACCCTGTGTTTGATGATGAGGAGAAATCCAAG CTTCTAGCCAAACtgctgaaaagcaaaaacccaGATGATTTACAAGAGGCCAACAAGCTTATAAAATCCATGGTAAAAGAG GACGAGGCTCGGATTCAGAAGGTGACGAAGCGCATGCACACTCTGGAGGAGGTGAACAACAATGTGAAGCTGCTGAATGAGATGTTGGTTCATTACAGCAAAGAGGACTCATCAGAGGCCGACAGGGAGCTCATGAAG GAGCTCTACGAAAGGTGTGAAACCAAAAGGCGGACGCTGTTCAAGCTGGCCAGTGAGACAGAGGACAATGACAGCAGTTTGG GGGATATTCTGCAGGCCAGTGACAATTTATCCCGTGTGATAAATTcctataaaaaaataatagaggGGCAGGTGATCAATGGTGAAGTGGATCTGCCTGGGATGTCTGTGGTGGAAG GGAGTAACTCCACAAACAATCTCAACACCCTCATCGACCTTGCTGGACTGGACGTCACCAGCACCCCACCACCTCCAATGCCACCCACCACCCTGActccagcccccagcacagccccagccccagctgaaaTCCCCAtcctcccacctcctccccagaCGTTCGCGCCGCTGCggagcagctcctccagccaagTGGAAGCGGCGCCCgctcagcagggcagcacagccaaCTCCCTCTCCTTGCTGGATGAGGAGCTCCTGTGCTTGG GCCTGAATgacccagcccctgcagcagggaaggacaCCTCTGAAAACAACCAGTGGAGCATGTTTGAG AATGACCAGCTGGACCTGGATTTCTTCAATCCAAAGGCAGTGACTGTTGCTTGCAACCCTGCAGGGAACCCTCTTCTCCATCACACACCACAGACCACGTGTGGGACATCAGCCACGCTGCCTTCTGCTTTCCCAGCCTCCCAGACTGCTCCCAGCATCCCAGCACCAAACTCAGCACCATTTGTGTTCTCTGCTGGACCGGCTGCCCCTGCCGGGCCTCCCAAGACTATTCCAGCTGCTCCCGGATACTTCAGCTCATCTGTGGGCAGCAATATGTCACATAAGATGGATGCACTGGGACAACTCCTTGATGAAGCCAAAGG GACTGCCACCCAAGGCATGGCGACACCTTCAGTGTTCCCAGGGGTTACTGTCACCTCTGCCCCGTTAGCAGCACCCACAGGGCTGCCAGCCACTGCCCCtggagcccctccagctccctttCCAAGCAGCTGCACTGCTGGATCAGGAAGTCCTCTCTTCCAGCCAGCATCATTCCAGCAGCAAGGCAGTCCCATGAAAGCACCTGAAATTTCTTTGGCCAATGTCCACGTTCCCTTGGAATCCATTAAACCCA gcagtgccctcccagtgacAGCCTACGACAAGAACGGGTTCCGGATCCTCCTGCACTTTGCCAGGGAGTGCCCCCCGGGCCGGTCGGACGTGCTGGTCGTGGTGGTGTCGATGCTGAACACGGCGCCGCTCCCCGTGAAGAACATCgtgctgcaggcagctgtgcccaag TCCATGAAAGTGAAGCTACAGCCACCCTCTGGCACTGAGCTGTCTCCGTTCAATCCTATCCAGCCACCTGCTGCCATCACCCAGGTCATGCTGCTGGCAAATCCTGCAAAG GAGAAGGTGAGGCTGAGGTACAGACTGACCTTCACCCTGGGGGACCAGCCCAGCACTGAAGTGGGTGAAGTGGATCAGTTTCCCCCGGTAGAGCAGTGGGGGAATCTATGA
- the NUP85 gene encoding nuclear pore complex protein Nup85 isoform X2, which produces MEEPDTEPPLVVVPGADPSARQLCFAWGPAEVLVCETRFGRAGGSRSRSPSPSRSPSRSRCSVADAGEGAPGSSRVFVVRRDQDIYIQTLRKLFNESHGIFMGLQRSEEELAGKSRKAQLVQVSKNYRSVIRACMEDMHQAAVSTRDPALQGQYSTQVSILSAMELIWNLCEILFVEAAAAGPLLLRLLDWVRLHVCDVDSMVREVLSSENPSKHKLFWNVVDVFVLQGRMDEARHLLSKEVTANPTSMNMYKILDDLMKKMPMPSLGNTQTLTELELKWQHWHEECQRFLQDGTFASNPHMESICKILVGDEDAILEKKELMTTWYHFLVTRLLYSHPTVKPMELRFYAQSSMDLFLGGESSPEPLDMILMAAFEFEMHQVIKECSIVLSNWWFVAHLTDLLDHCKLLQSHNLYFGSNMREFLLLEYASGLFSHHSLWQLGVDYFDHCPQFGRVYLELHIERIPLNTEQKALKVLRICEQRQMHEQVRSICKIMAMKALRNNRLGSALSWSIRAKDAAFATLISDRFLKDYCERGCFSDLDLIDNLGPSMLLSDRLTFLGKYREFHRLYGEKRFPEAARLLLTLMTAHIAPCSFWMTLLTDALPLLEQKEIIFSAEQTYELMRCLEDLTAGNVDKQKFQEDDVETTKVEMLRLALARNLARVIVKEGTVEGS; this is translated from the exons aTGGAGGAGCCGGACACGGAGCCGCCGCTCGTG GTGGTGCCGGGCGCGGACCCGTCGGCCCGGCAGCTCTGCTTCGCCTGGGGCCCCGCCGAGGTGCTCGTGTGCGAGACACGCTTCGGCCGCGCAGGTGGGTCCCGGTCCCGATCCCCATCCCCGTCCCGATCCCCATCCCGGTCCCGAT GCTCTGTTGCAGACGCCGGGGAGGGAGCGCCCGGCTCGTCCCGCGTGTTCGTGGTGCGCAGGGATCAGGACATCTACATCCAGACCCTGCGGAAACTCTTCAATGAGTCGCACGGGATCTTCATGGGGCTGCAGCGCAGCGAGGAGGAGCTGGCGGGGAAGTCGCGGAAGGCACA GTTGGTTCAAGTGAGTAAAAACTACCGGTCGGTGATAAGAGCCTGCATGGAGGACATGCACCAGGCAGCTG TTTCAACTCGGGACCCTGCCCTGCAAGGCCAGTACAGCACCCAG GTTTCCATTCTCTCTGCGATGGAGCTGATCTGGAACCTCTGTGAGATACTGTTTGTTGAAGCAGCTGCAG CTGGGCCCCTCCTGCTTCGCCTCCTGGACTGGGTGCGACTCCACGTGTGTGATGTGGACAGCATGGTCCGGGAAGTTCTGAGCAGTGAGAACCCCTCCAAACACAAGCTCTTCTGGAACGTG GTGGATGTCTTTGTGCTCCAAGGCCGGATGGACGAAGCACGGCACTTGCTCTCCAAGGAAGTCACTGCCAATCCCACCTCCATGAACATGTACAAAATCTTGGATGACTTGATGAAGAAGATGCCCATGCCCAGT CTTGGCAACACCCAGACACTGACTGAGCTGGAGCTGAAATGGCAGCACTGGCACGAGGAATGTCAGAGGTTTCTACAGGATGGGACTTTCGCTTCCAATCCCCACATGGAGTCCATCTGCAAG ATCCTGGTGGGAGATGAGGATGCCATCCTGGAGAAGAAGGAGCTCATGACCACATGGTACCACTTTCTGGTTACCCGGCTCCTGTATTCCCATCCCACTGTGAAGCCGATGGAGCTGCGGTTCTATGCACAG TCTAGTATGGACCTGTTCCTGGGTggagagagcagccctgagccTCTAGACATGATTTTAATGGCAGCCTTTGAGTTTGAGATGCATCAAGTGATCAAGGAATGCAG CATCGTCCTCAGCAATTGGTGGTTTGTGGCTCACCTGACTGACCTGCTGGACCACTGCAAACTTCTGCAGTCTCACAATCTCTA TTTTGGTTCAAACATGCGTGAGTTCCTCCTGCTGGAATACGCCTCGGGACTCTTCTCCCATCACAG CCTGTGGCAGCTGGGGGTCGATTACTTTGACCACTGCCCGCAGTTCGGGCGGGTGTACCTGGAGCTGCACATCGAGCGCATCCCCCTCAACACGGAGCAGAAGGCCCTCAAGGTGCTGCGGATCTGTGAGCAGAGGCAGATGCACGAGCAAG TCCGCAGCATCTGCAAGATCATGGCCATGAAGGCCCTGCGGAACAACCGCCTGGGCTCGGCCCTGTCCTGGAGCATCCGGGCCAAGGACGCGGCGTTTGCCACGCTCATCTCGGACCG ATTCCTTAAGGACTATTGTGAAAGGGGGTGTTTCTCCGACTTGGACCTCATTGACAATTTGGGACCATCCATGCTGCTCAGTGACAGGCTGACATTCCTTG GGAAGTACCGGGAGTTCCACCGGCTCTACGGGGAGAAGCGGTTCCCGGAGGCGGCGCGGCTGCTGCTGACGCTGATGACGGCCCACATCGCCCCCTGCTCCTTCTGGATGACCCTGCTCACGGACGCGCTCCCGCTGCTGGAGCAAAAGGAG ATCATATTTTCAGCAGAACAGACTTATGAGTTGATGCGATGCCTGGAAGACCTGACAGCAGGGAACGTGGATAAACAGAAATTCCAG GAGGATGATGTTGAGACCACCAAAGTGGAAATGCTGAGACTTGCTCTGGCACGGAATCTTGCACGAGTCATTGTCAAAGAAGGCACCGTGGAGGGGTCCTGA
- the NUP85 gene encoding nuclear pore complex protein Nup85 isoform X1, producing the protein MEEPDTEPPLVVVPGADPSARQLCFAWGPAEVLVCETRFGRADAGEGAPGSSRVFVVRRDQDIYIQTLRKLFNESHGIFMGLQRSEEELAGKSRKAQLVQVSKNYRSVIRACMEDMHQAAVSTRDPALQGQYSTQVSILSAMELIWNLCEILFVEAAAAGPLLLRLLDWVRLHVCDVDSMVREVLSSENPSKHKLFWNVVDVFVLQGRMDEARHLLSKEVTANPTSMNMYKILDDLMKKMPMPSLGNTQTLTELELKWQHWHEECQRFLQDGTFASNPHMESICKILVGDEDAILEKKELMTTWYHFLVTRLLYSHPTVKPMELRFYAQSSMDLFLGGESSPEPLDMILMAAFEFEMHQVIKECSIVLSNWWFVAHLTDLLDHCKLLQSHNLYFGSNMREFLLLEYASGLFSHHSLWQLGVDYFDHCPQFGRVYLELHIERIPLNTEQKALKVLRICEQRQMHEQVRSICKIMAMKALRNNRLGSALSWSIRAKDAAFATLISDRFLKDYCERGCFSDLDLIDNLGPSMLLSDRLTFLGKYREFHRLYGEKRFPEAARLLLTLMTAHIAPCSFWMTLLTDALPLLEQKEIIFSAEQTYELMRCLEDLTAGNVDKQKFQEDDVETTKVEMLRLALARNLARVIVKEGTVEGS; encoded by the exons aTGGAGGAGCCGGACACGGAGCCGCCGCTCGTG GTGGTGCCGGGCGCGGACCCGTCGGCCCGGCAGCTCTGCTTCGCCTGGGGCCCCGCCGAGGTGCTCGTGTGCGAGACACGCTTCGGCCGCGCAG ACGCCGGGGAGGGAGCGCCCGGCTCGTCCCGCGTGTTCGTGGTGCGCAGGGATCAGGACATCTACATCCAGACCCTGCGGAAACTCTTCAATGAGTCGCACGGGATCTTCATGGGGCTGCAGCGCAGCGAGGAGGAGCTGGCGGGGAAGTCGCGGAAGGCACA GTTGGTTCAAGTGAGTAAAAACTACCGGTCGGTGATAAGAGCCTGCATGGAGGACATGCACCAGGCAGCTG TTTCAACTCGGGACCCTGCCCTGCAAGGCCAGTACAGCACCCAG GTTTCCATTCTCTCTGCGATGGAGCTGATCTGGAACCTCTGTGAGATACTGTTTGTTGAAGCAGCTGCAG CTGGGCCCCTCCTGCTTCGCCTCCTGGACTGGGTGCGACTCCACGTGTGTGATGTGGACAGCATGGTCCGGGAAGTTCTGAGCAGTGAGAACCCCTCCAAACACAAGCTCTTCTGGAACGTG GTGGATGTCTTTGTGCTCCAAGGCCGGATGGACGAAGCACGGCACTTGCTCTCCAAGGAAGTCACTGCCAATCCCACCTCCATGAACATGTACAAAATCTTGGATGACTTGATGAAGAAGATGCCCATGCCCAGT CTTGGCAACACCCAGACACTGACTGAGCTGGAGCTGAAATGGCAGCACTGGCACGAGGAATGTCAGAGGTTTCTACAGGATGGGACTTTCGCTTCCAATCCCCACATGGAGTCCATCTGCAAG ATCCTGGTGGGAGATGAGGATGCCATCCTGGAGAAGAAGGAGCTCATGACCACATGGTACCACTTTCTGGTTACCCGGCTCCTGTATTCCCATCCCACTGTGAAGCCGATGGAGCTGCGGTTCTATGCACAG TCTAGTATGGACCTGTTCCTGGGTggagagagcagccctgagccTCTAGACATGATTTTAATGGCAGCCTTTGAGTTTGAGATGCATCAAGTGATCAAGGAATGCAG CATCGTCCTCAGCAATTGGTGGTTTGTGGCTCACCTGACTGACCTGCTGGACCACTGCAAACTTCTGCAGTCTCACAATCTCTA TTTTGGTTCAAACATGCGTGAGTTCCTCCTGCTGGAATACGCCTCGGGACTCTTCTCCCATCACAG CCTGTGGCAGCTGGGGGTCGATTACTTTGACCACTGCCCGCAGTTCGGGCGGGTGTACCTGGAGCTGCACATCGAGCGCATCCCCCTCAACACGGAGCAGAAGGCCCTCAAGGTGCTGCGGATCTGTGAGCAGAGGCAGATGCACGAGCAAG TCCGCAGCATCTGCAAGATCATGGCCATGAAGGCCCTGCGGAACAACCGCCTGGGCTCGGCCCTGTCCTGGAGCATCCGGGCCAAGGACGCGGCGTTTGCCACGCTCATCTCGGACCG ATTCCTTAAGGACTATTGTGAAAGGGGGTGTTTCTCCGACTTGGACCTCATTGACAATTTGGGACCATCCATGCTGCTCAGTGACAGGCTGACATTCCTTG GGAAGTACCGGGAGTTCCACCGGCTCTACGGGGAGAAGCGGTTCCCGGAGGCGGCGCGGCTGCTGCTGACGCTGATGACGGCCCACATCGCCCCCTGCTCCTTCTGGATGACCCTGCTCACGGACGCGCTCCCGCTGCTGGAGCAAAAGGAG ATCATATTTTCAGCAGAACAGACTTATGAGTTGATGCGATGCCTGGAAGACCTGACAGCAGGGAACGTGGATAAACAGAAATTCCAG GAGGATGATGTTGAGACCACCAAAGTGGAAATGCTGAGACTTGCTCTGGCACGGAATCTTGCACGAGTCATTGTCAAAGAAGGCACCGTGGAGGGGTCCTGA